A stretch of the Ostrea edulis chromosome 9, xbOstEdul1.1, whole genome shotgun sequence genome encodes the following:
- the LOC125658760 gene encoding uncharacterized protein LOC125658760 translates to MDDIPRVSEVLYVGLCRDVGTPTEVTVRRDVWDMREMIKKPVQIYGGERSMLSGSHGEGFRFKSSDMDLMFWFCDHKLISDISQARLYDRTKHDIILMEDSDTPPGFVKLQLLTSTQDDVIVSTAVPVNDRIYISSLLLQQLTFEQVKNIKSCQNITSHGPCTNAYTGSIEFDYAVCFAGTHWPALTRPWIERCLWHTWPPASVLAEILENGYHCVPIGSKIDSSGNLLEWRLSFSQAEYKLVSTMNHTQFLVYGLLKIFLKEIVNYGVEEPLLCSYFLKTTVFWMIQEGSVEWRPNNLLNCFWKCFKYLIHYVYRGVFPNFFIPQNNMFINKVVGAARTALLEQLYRYYNMGVSCLLLSPTLRSILEPALSSLTFVIPSAEEHIKAVVDLDSTAMWEIFSKHMHTADELPRLLILLSTVDKLSHLSLSPYQTLTLQYFTAEILICTAFMMVNSTSNNTCKNVYKVDRIVCNMLKLASRIGPVSYSLYLALYYYRTGRYNEVLRVTYLTKQRLSQPYIMYRSGHVDRQRYSEAVGSLSLSRKMKTAWVANVKLRSEVHYIDELILEQEVSKQNDQNVLYISPFVLTDMLLVLSHYRLGNRSQYLQSLTDLQTLLLYDDGRYVPLHFRDLSWQILGICQHVVGDLHGALQSYRESLRQEQYHNIKTATENRIVFVERQLHRNMQS, encoded by the coding sequence ATGGATGACATTCCCCGTGTATCAGAAGTCCTGTACGTGGGTCTGTGTCGTGACGTGGGGACACCGACAGAAGTGACCGTCAGAAGGGACGTGTGGGACATGAGGGAAATGATAAAGAAACCTGTACAGATATATGGAGGAGAGAGATCGATGTTAAGTGGTAGTCATGGAGAAGGATTCAGGTTTAAATCATCGGACATGGACTTAATGTTCTGGTTTTGTGATCATAAACTGATAAGCGATATCTCACAGGCCAGGCTTTACGATAGAACAAAACACGACATTATACTGATGGAGGACAGTGATACACCGCCTGGGTTTGTCAAACTACAGCTTCTGACGTCAACACAAGATGACGTCATCGTATCAACAGCTGTTCCAGTCAATGACAGAATTTATATCTCAAGTTTGTTATTGCAACAACTAACGTTCGAGCaagttaaaaatatcaaaagttgCCAAAACATTACTAGTCACGGTCCTTGTACTAATGCTTATACTGGATCTATTGAatttgattatgctgtatgtttTGCCGGTACACACTGGCCTGCTCTAACACGACCTTGGATTGAAAGATGTCTCTGGCATACTTGGCCTCCTGCATCTGTGCTTGCAGAAATTTTAGAAAATGGATATCACTGTGTGCCAATAGGAAGTAAAATTGATTCTAGTGGAAACCTATTAGAGTGGAGATTGTCGTTTTCTCAAGCTGAATATAAACTAGTGTCTACCATGAATCATACACAATTTCTGGTTTACGGActtctgaaaatatttctaaaggaGATAGTCAATTATGGTGTGGAGGAACCATTGTTGTGTTCTTATTTCCTGAAAACCACCGTATTCTGGATGATACAGGAGGGATCTGTTGAGTGGCGCCCTAACAATTTACTGAATTGTTTCTGGAAGTGTTTCAAATACCTCATTCACTACGTTTATCGTGGTGTGTTCCCGAATTTTTTCATCCCACAGAACAATATGTTTATTAACAAAGTTGTAGGTGCTGCTCGCACGGCCTTATTGGAACAGCTTTATCGTTACTACAATATGGGCGTGTCCTGTCTCCTGCTCAGTCCAACCCTTAGATCGATCTTAGAGCCAGCCCTCAGTAGTCTGACCTTTGTGATTCCCTCTGCTGAAGAACACATTAAAGCTGTTGTAGATTTAGATAGCACCGCGATGTGGGAGATATTTTCTAAACATATGCATACAGCTGATGAGTTACCACGCCTTTTAATTCTATTGTCAACAGTAGACAAACTATCACACTTATCACTCTCACCATACCAAACATTAACATTACAGTATTTTACAGCTGAAATACTCATTTGCACGGCCTTCATGATGGTAAACAGCACTTCAAACAACacatgtaaaaatgtatacaaggTAGACAGAATTGTGTGTAACATGCTGAAACTGGCATCAAGGATAGGCCCTGTGTCATATTCATTGTATCTCGCCTTGTATTACTATAGAACAGGTAGATATAACGAAGTACTCCGTGTGACTTATCTCACTAAACAAAGACTATCACAGCCCTATATCATGTATCGCAGTGGTCATGTAGACAGACAGAGATACAGTGAGGCTGTAGGTAGTCTGTCCCTGTCTAGGAAAATGAAAACAGCCTGGGTAGCCAATGTGAAGTTAAGAAGTGAAGTCCACTATATTGATGAATTAATCTTAGAACAGGAAGTGAGTAAACAAAACGATCAAAACGTCTTATACATTTCCCCCTTTGTGTTGACAGACATGCTATTGGTGTTATCTCACTACAGACTAGGTAACAGATCCCAGTATCTACAGTCACTGACAGACCTACAGACCCTGCTGCTCTATGATGATGGCAGATATGTACCGTTACACTTCAGGGATCTGTCCTGGCAGATACTGGGGATCTGTCAGCATGTTGTGGGGGACTTACACGGGGCGTTACAATCTTATCGAGAATCACTCAGACAAGAACAATACCACAACATAAAGACAGCTACAGAAAATAGAATAGTGTTTGTTGAACGTCAGTTACACAGAAATATGCAATCATAA